In Dehalococcoidia bacterium, the genomic stretch GCGGAACAGCCGCGCGGATCGCCTATGATACGCAGGGGCGTGGCCGCCGCGAGCGGCCCGCGGCACGAATTGGGGAGTCGTCGGTGAAGCTGCCGTTCCCGCTGCAGCCAAGCGAGCAGGTTGTCTTGGTCACGCGCCGGCACTGGGTCTTTTTTGTGCCCCGCTTCATCGCGTACGCGCTGGGGGCGCTGGTGCCGATCGGCGTGCTGCTCGTGGTGTTGCGCGTCACCGACAACCTGCATGGCAAGACGGCGCTCGTCGCCGGGCTCATCTGCCTGCTCTGGCTGCTGTTCTGGCTCGCGCGGCTGGCGTTGCTCAAGTACCGCTACGATCGCGACCTCTGGGTGATCACCAATCAGCGCGTCGTCGATCTGGTCGCCACCAGCCCCTTCAACTTCCACATGTCCACGGCGGCGTTGGTGGACCTGGAGGACGTCTCCACCAGCATCGACGGCGTCCTCCAGTCGACCTTCAACTACGGCAACCTCGAGTGCCAGACGGCCGGAGAGATGCGCCACTTCAGCTTCCGCGGCGTGCCCGACCCGCGCCGTATCGCCGCCGTGCTGGAGCACGAGTCGCTGGTCGCGAAGGGCCGGATGCCTCCGGCCTCGCAGGATGCTCCGACAGAACGCCAGCGCTGAGCGCGGCCCCGCTCGCTCAGCCGGCCGGCTCGAACTTGACCAGCGTGATTTCCTCGCTCACGTCGTCGTAGACCACGCGCACGGGCATGCCCACGCGGATCGCCTCGTTGGCGATGCCGACAAGATTGCTGTAGAGGCGCGGGCCTTCCTCGAGCTCGACGGCGGCCACGTTGTAGGGCACGTCAGCTTTGAACGCCTGGTCGTAGACCTGGTGCATGATCACAAAGC encodes the following:
- a CDS encoding Zn-ribbon domain-containing OB-fold protein encodes the protein MVRYAKPLPHVTEETRPYWDSAKAHRLALQRCASCGRFRFPPTTFCPNCLSEASEWTPVSGRGSVYSFVIMHQVYDQAFKADVPYNVAAVELEEGPRLYSNLVGIANEAIRVGMPVRVVYDDVSEEITLVKFEPAG